A window from Garra rufa chromosome 14, GarRuf1.0, whole genome shotgun sequence encodes these proteins:
- the thap12b gene encoding THAP domain containing 12b, whose product MPNFCAAPNCTRKSTQSDLAFFRFPRDPERCRLWVENCRRADLEEKTPDQLNKHYRLCAKHFEPAMICKTSPYRTVLRDTAIPTIFDLTSHLGNPHSRHRKRIKVLTDEEVWKIKERRLESSIEQLLSKKDCDAQDDSENADDIPQLTPEQKDLREFLRSSFEVMVLIGRQNFPFSCSAREDEMRSEEERFLTTGNFQALIEHRINAGDEFLRRRFETAAVNEEYSSAVQQRQLLEVCEKCVREEILHQIRECRFFSIVTGELVEFPEGEQLPIFLRFVDQANTLREEFIEFLSFEGEEVTVADRLETQLTKGWGLSMEHCRGQAHAGSGILGTKMKVIAAQLKEKYPMAVITPTSTCALNVHLANGMPLTGVQVVMSVLKKTNAFFKGSPLLQSELDNAISILCQENVEKENLLKEGSRSTWTDLHNVFEMAVDLMEPLLLCMDSIHDNEDLKWNDQITGDAYAISEALADFEFIVTLVILKNALSFTRAFGKNLQGETIDVFFAANSLTAVLHSLHEVSDNLEVYHEFWFEEAVSLATAMEVPVKVPRLFLRKQQAVETMEIQAESFFKEYLTLPVMEYIMQEVKEIFSENHLKALKCLSLVPAVMGQMRFNTSEETHADIYRSDLPHPDTLPAELHCWRIKWKHRGKEVSLPCTIHETLQHSDVKFFPNVNAFLKILATLPVLKLDGSHGEAAQRRLQAYLTDTAVNQRCKNLAVLNINYHIKTDLEEMVQCYLKTYPEESESD is encoded by the exons ATGCCGAATTTTTGTGCCGCTCCGAACTGTACCAGGAAAAGCACCCAGTCCGATTTAGCTTTCTTTAGGTTTCCAAGGGACCCGGAGag ATGTAGGTTGTGGGTGGAGAACTGTCGCCGGGCAGATCTGGAGGAGAAAACTCCTGATCAGCTGAACAAGCACTACCGACTGTGTGCAAAGCACTTTGAGCCAGCCATGATATGCAAAACT AGCCCTTACAGGACGGTGCTGAGGGACACTGCTATTCCCACGATTTTTGATTTAACCAGCCACCTCGGCAATCCTCACAGCAGACATCGCAAACGCATCAAAGTTCTG ACAGATGAAGAGGTTTGGAAAATCAAAGAAAGGCGAT TGGAGTCTTCAATTGAACAACTGCTCTCAAAAAAAGACTGCGACGCTCAGGATGACAGCGAGAACGCCGACGACATCCCTCAGCTGACGCCCGAGCAAAAAGACCTGAGAGAGTTCTTAAGGTCTTCCTTTGAAGTCATGGTTTTGATAGGAAGGCAAAACTTTCCATTCAGCTGCAGTGCAAGAGAAGATGAGATGCGCTCTGAGGAGGAACGCTTCCTAACTACAGGTAACTTCCAAGCGCTAATTGAGCACCGCATCAACGCGGGTGATGAATTTCTTCGGAGGAGGTTCGAGACGGCGGCTGTTAATGAGGAATATAGTTCGGCCGTCCAACAGAGGCAGCTGCTGGAAGTCTGCGAGAAATGCGTCCGTGAAGAGATCCTTCATCAAATCAGAGAATGCCGCTTCTTCTCCATCGTCACAGGGGAGTTGGTGGAGTTTCCAGAAGGAGAGCAACTTCCCATATTCCTGCGCTTTGTAGACCAAGCCAACACTCTTAGAGAGGAGTTCATAGAGTTCCTCTCGTTTGAAGGAGAGGAGGTCACTGTCGCTGACAGATTGGAGACTCAGTTGACGAAGGGATGGGGCTTGAGTATGGAGCACTGCAGAGGACAAGCGCATGCGGGGTCTGGTATACTTGGCACCAAGATGAAGGTCATCGCTGCTCAACTCAAGGAGAAATATCCAATGGCGGTGATCACACCTACGTCCACCTGTGCACTCAACGTTCATCTTGCTAATGGCATGCCATTGACTGGAGTGCAAGTCGTCATGTCTGTTTTGAAGAAGACAAATGCGTTTTTTAAAGGATCTCCGTTGTTGCAGAGCGAACTTGATAATGCTATCTCTATCCTGTGTCAGGAAAACGTAGAAAAAGAAAACCTTCTCAAAGAGGGCTCACGTTCAACCTGGACTGATCTTCATAATGTGTTCGAGATGGCCGTCGATTTGATGGAGCCACTTCTGCTGTGCATGGATAGCATACATGACAATGAGGATCTCAAGTGGAACGACCAAATCACCGGTGACGCTTACGCCATTTCTGAAGCCTTGGCAGACTTTGAGTTCATCGTGACGTTGGTTATTTTGAAGAACGCTTTGTCTTTTACGAGAGCTTTTGGTAAGAACCTACAAGGAGAAACCATTGATGTGTTTTTCGCTGCCAACAGCCTTACAGCAGTCCTGCATTCGTTACACGAGGTGTCGGACAATCTAGAAGTGTACCACGAGTTCTGGTTTGAAGAGGCTGTCAGTTTGGCGACGGCAATGGAGGTCCCGGTGAAGGTCCCGAGGTTGTTTCTCCGAAAGCAACAGGCGGTGGAGACCATGGAAATACAAGCGGAGTCGTTCTTTAAGGAATATCTTACACTGCCGGTTATGGAGTACATCATGCAGGAGGTCAAGGAGATCTTCTCTGAGAATCATCTCAAGGCGCTCAAGTGCTTATCTCTGGTCCCCGCAGTCATGGGCCAAATGAGGTTCAACACCTCTGAGGAGACCCATGCGGATATATATAGGAGCGATCTTCCCCATCCAGACACACTGCCTGCGGAACTACATTGTTGGAGGATAAAATGGAAGCACAGAGGGAAGGAAGTAAGCTTGCCTTGCACCATTCACGAAACCCTTCAGCACTCCGACGTGAAGTTCTTCCCTAACGTTAATGCGTTTTTGAAAATACTAGCCACGTTGCCTGTGCTGAAGCTTGATGGGAGTCACGGTGAAGCTGCACAAAGGCGCTTGCAAGCTTACCTCACGGACACTGCGGTAAACCAAAGATGTAAGAATCTGGCTGTGCTGAACATTAATTATCATATAAAGACAGACCTGGAAGAAATGGTTCAGTGTTATTTAAAAACGTACCCAGAAGAAAGTGAGAGCGATTGA
- the dyrk1ab gene encoding dual-specificity tyrosine-(Y)-phosphorylation regulated kinase 1A, b, with product MAAPMPHSHQQYSDCHQQSTDQSVTVLPYSDQTQALTASQRHMPQCFRDPTLAPLRKLSIDLIKTYKHINEVYYAKKKRRHQQGQGEDSSHKKERKVFNDGYDDENYDYIVKNGEKWMDRYEIDSLIGKGSFGQVVKAYDRAEQEWVAIKIIKNKKAFLNQAQIEVRLLELMNKHDTEMKYYIVHLKRHFMFRNHLCLVFEMLSYNLYDLLRNTNFRGVSLNLTRKFAQQLCTALLFLATPELSIIHCDLKPENILLCNPKRSAIKIVDFGSSCQLGQRIYQYIQSRFYRSPEVLLGMPYDLAIDMWSLGCILVEMHTGEPLFSGANEVDQMNKIVEVLGIPPNHIMDLAPKARKFFEKLSDGTWSIKKTKDGKRYKPPASRKLHVILGVECGGPGGRRAGESGHAVADYLKFKDLILRMLDYDPKTRIQPYYALQHSFFKKTTDEGTNTSSSVSTSPALEQSQSSGTTSSTSSSSGGSSGTSTSGRARSDPTHHHRHSSGHFGTAMPAIDCDNLCPQVSPHS from the exons ATGGCTGCTCCCATGCCTCATTCGCACCAGCAGTACAGTGACTGTCACCAGCAGAGTACAGACCAGTCTGTCACTGTACTGCCATACAGTGATCAGACACAAGCACTCACTGCCAGCCAG AGGCACATGCCCCAGTGCTTTCGTGACCCCACTTTAGCTCCTTTGAGGAAGCTCTCCATAGACCTGATCAAAACCTACAAACACATCAATGAG GTGTATTATGCAAAAAAGAAACGACGGCATCAACAGGGTCAAGGTGAGGACTCCAGCCACAAGAAAGAAAGGAAAGTCTTCAATGATGGCTACGACGATGAGAACTATGACTACATTGTCAAGAATGGGGAAAAATGGATGGACCGCTATGAAATTGACTCTTTAATTGGAAAAGGGTCATTTGGACAG GTTGTAAAAGCTTACGACCGAGCTGAGCAAGAGTGGGTAGCAATTAAGATTATCAAGAACAAGAAGGCCTTTCTGAATCAAGCTCAAATTGAAGTACGGCTTCTCGAGCTCATGAACAAACATGACACAGAGATGAAATACTATATAG tacacTTGAAACGGCACTTCATGTTCCGGAATCATCTTTGCTTAGTATTTGAAATGTTGTCATACAACCTGTATGACTTGTTACGGAATACGAACTTCAGAGGTGTCTCTTTGAATCTGACACGGAAGTTTGCCCAGCAGTTGTGCACAGCACTACTGTTTCTCGCTACACCTGAGCTCAGCATCATCCACTGTGACCTAAAGCCAGAGAACATCCTGCTATGTAACCCCAAGAGAAGTGCCATCAAAATAGTGGACTTTGGGAGCTCCTGCCAACTGGGACAAAGG ATATATCAGTACATCCAGAGTCGATTCTACCGCTCCCCTGAAGTATTATTGGGAATGCCATATGACCTGGCCATAGATATGTGGTCTCTAGGATGTATTCTGGTGGAAATGCATACAGGAGAGCCTCTGTTTAGTGGAGCCAATGAG GTggaccaaatgaacaaaattgttgAAGTACTTGGTATCCCACCCAATCACATTATGGACCTAGCACCAAAAGCCAGGAAGTTCTTTGAGAAGTTGTCAGATGGGACATGGAGTATTAAGAAGACCAAAGATGGAAAAAGG TACAAACCTCCGGCATCTCGAAAGCTCCATGTCATCTTAGGAGTGGAATGTGGTGGACCAGGCGGTCGTCGGGCGGGAGAATCCGGCCATGCAGTAGCTGACTACTTGAAGTTCAAGGACCTCATTCTCAGAATGCTGGACTACGACCCCAAAACGCGAATTCAGCCCTACTATGCCCTCCAGCACAGTTTCTTCAAGAAGACGACGGATGAAGGAACCAATACAAGCAGTAGTGTGTCAACAAGTCCTGCACTTGAGCAGTCGCAGTCATCAGGGACCACTTCTAGTACATCCTCAAGCTCAG GAGGATCGTCTGGAACAAGCACCAGTGGCAGAGCAAGATCCGATCCGACTCACCACCATCGGCACAGCAGCGGGCATTTCGGCACAGCCATGCCAGCCATAGACTGTGACAACCTTTGCCCTCAGGTGAGCCCACATAGTTAA